One Nitrospina watsonii DNA segment encodes these proteins:
- a CDS encoding aminopeptidase P family protein — MMQKAGKKIYSGIFRDGDAGNQAKRRFRNRRKELMDAENMLMVLTGVPYGPGQETLWTYAFVPTYQEPSLMYLTGINQTEVILLLDPHSKQSDEILFVKKKDPSKEFWDGIRFGVGDPKSVSEAKRVTGIADVRDIDDFEAVFKERFEKQKSKKVGAFWLEGLRNGTRHTIESDHNWHFKKQIERMLRKWKAPKDALHNIMDTHFDLRLPLDKYDVANTLKANRLTGAAFEETLRRFGEFKTEYAVQGFIEGQMQMRSPYGLSFPSIIASGPNATVLHYVKNDDAFKKNEMVLLDFGVRWMTMHADISRTIPASGKYNPLQKVLYEIVLKAQLEVQKQARAGRTIQEINETCWETVNHFLKKDFLDQGGKCKLKYKERPHGVSHLIGEQEHDGDPFRNYAVQPMKPGWLISNEPGLYGSFKIRLNGKTYDQEIGIRIEDNLLITEKGCRNLSQSIPKRVEDIERLMNGG, encoded by the coding sequence ATGATGCAGAAAGCAGGCAAAAAAATATATTCCGGCATTTTTCGCGACGGCGACGCAGGCAACCAGGCCAAGCGCCGCTTCCGGAATCGCCGTAAAGAATTGATGGACGCGGAAAACATGCTGATGGTGCTGACCGGTGTGCCGTACGGCCCCGGCCAGGAAACCTTGTGGACCTACGCCTTCGTGCCGACTTATCAGGAACCGAGCCTGATGTACCTGACGGGGATCAACCAGACGGAAGTGATCCTGCTGCTGGACCCGCACTCGAAGCAGTCCGACGAGATCCTGTTCGTCAAAAAGAAAGATCCCAGCAAGGAGTTCTGGGACGGCATCCGTTTCGGCGTCGGCGACCCCAAAAGCGTGAGCGAAGCCAAGCGCGTGACCGGCATCGCCGATGTGCGTGACATCGACGACTTTGAAGCCGTGTTCAAGGAACGGTTTGAAAAGCAAAAAAGCAAAAAGGTCGGCGCGTTCTGGCTGGAAGGCCTGCGTAACGGCACGCGCCACACCATCGAGTCCGATCACAACTGGCATTTCAAGAAACAGATCGAACGCATGCTGCGCAAATGGAAAGCGCCGAAGGACGCGTTGCACAACATCATGGACACGCATTTCGACCTGCGCCTGCCGCTGGACAAGTACGATGTGGCCAACACGCTGAAGGCGAACCGCCTGACCGGCGCGGCGTTTGAAGAGACGTTGCGGCGCTTCGGAGAGTTCAAGACCGAATACGCGGTGCAGGGGTTCATCGAGGGGCAAATGCAGATGCGTTCGCCTTACGGTTTGAGCTTTCCTTCCATCATCGCTTCCGGACCGAATGCGACGGTTCTGCATTATGTGAAGAATGACGATGCGTTCAAAAAAAATGAGATGGTGCTCCTCGACTTCGGCGTGCGCTGGATGACGATGCACGCCGACATCAGCCGTACGATTCCGGCTTCGGGGAAGTACAACCCGTTGCAGAAGGTGTTGTACGAGATCGTGTTGAAGGCGCAGCTTGAAGTGCAGAAGCAGGCGCGCGCCGGGCGCACGATCCAGGAGATCAATGAAACCTGCTGGGAGACGGTCAATCATTTCCTGAAAAAAGATTTCCTGGACCAGGGCGGCAAGTGCAAGCTCAAGTACAAAGAGCGGCCGCACGGGGTGAGCCATTTGATCGGCGAGCAGGAACACGACGGCGATCCGTTCCGCAATTACGCGGTGCAACCGATGAAGCCGGGCTGGCTGATCAGCAATGAACCGGGGCTGTACGGTTCGTTCAAAATCCGGCTGAACGGAAAAACCTACGACCAGGAAATCGGGATTCGCATCGAAGACAACCTGCTGATTACGGAGAAGGGGTGCCGCAACCTGTCACAGTCGATCCCCAAGCGGGTCGAGGACATTGAACGGTTGATGAACGGAGGCTGA
- the bcp gene encoding thioredoxin-dependent thiol peroxidase, whose amino-acid sequence MIKEGNKAPDFTAPDQDGNKVKLSAYKGKKNVVLYFYPKDMTPGCTTEACDFRDLHKKFKDTQVLGVSIDAPERHQKFIEKYDLPFTLISDVDKKVVEKYGVWQEKKLYGKTFMGIVRSTFLIDKQGVVRKIWPKVKVKGHAEEVLASLKELK is encoded by the coding sequence ATGATCAAGGAAGGCAATAAAGCCCCGGACTTCACGGCGCCTGACCAGGACGGCAATAAAGTCAAACTCAGCGCCTACAAAGGCAAGAAAAACGTTGTCCTGTATTTCTATCCGAAAGACATGACCCCCGGCTGCACCACCGAGGCCTGCGACTTCCGCGACCTGCACAAGAAGTTCAAAGACACGCAGGTGCTGGGCGTCAGCATCGACGCTCCCGAACGCCACCAGAAATTCATCGAGAAGTACGACCTGCCCTTCACGCTGATCAGCGACGTGGACAAGAAGGTGGTGGAAAAGTACGGCGTCTGGCAGGAAAAGAAACTCTACGGCAAAACCTTCATGGGCATCGTACGCAGCACCTTCCTCATCGACAAGCAGGGCGTCGTGCGCAAAATCTGGCCCAAGGTCAAAGTCAAGGGCCACGCGGAAGAAGTGCTGGCCTCCCTCAAAGAGTTGAAATAA